A single genomic interval of Trichosurus vulpecula isolate mTriVul1 chromosome 6, mTriVul1.pri, whole genome shotgun sequence harbors:
- the MRPL16 gene encoding 39S ribosomal protein L16, mitochondrial produces MWRLVARAGTPVLSVLPSGPGAAQPLSAGMKTFLPVPTYEGVSIPDKPKLKFVERMPLVPKVRREPKNLSDIRGPSTEATDFTEGNFGILALGGGYLRWGHFEMMRLTINRALDTKNMFAIWRVPGPYKPITRKGIGQRMGGGKGAIDHYVTAVKAGRLIVEVGGRCEFGEVEPFLKQVAHKLPFPAKAVSRESLKKMHEEQRERELNNQNPWTFERIIRANMLGMRKVLSPYDLTQKGRYWGKFFLPERV; encoded by the exons ATGTGGCGGCTGGTGGCGCGCGCCGGCACTCCAGTCCTCAGCGTGCTCCCTTCAG GTCCTGGAGCTGCCCAGCCCCTCAGTGCTGGCATGAAGACCTTCCTCCCAGTACCAACCTATGAAG GCGTTTCTATTCCTGATAAGCCCAAGCTCAAATTTGTTGAGAGGATGCCACTTGTGCCAAAGGTGAGGCGGGAACCCAAGAACCTGAGTGACATCCGAGGGCCATCCACTGAAGCCACCGACTTCACAGAGGGCAATTTTGGTATCCTG GCACTGGGTGGTGGTTATCTTCGCTGGGGCCATTTTGAAATGATGCGTTTGACAATCAACCGTGCCTTGGACACCAAGAACATGTTTGCCATCTGGCGTGTCCCAGGCCCTTACAAGCCCATCACCCGCAAGGGTATAGGCCAGCGCATGGGGGGTGGCAAAGGCGCCATTGACCACTACGTGACAGCCGTCAAGGCTGGCCGCCTTATCGTGGAAGTGGGTGGCCGCTGCGAGTTTGGTGAGGTGGAACCCTTCCTCAAGCAGGTGGCACACAAGCTGCCCTTCCCAGCCAAGGCCGTGAGCCGAGAGTCTCTGAAAAAGATGCACGAGGAGCAAAGGGAGAGGGAGCTTAACAACCAGAACCCCTGGACCTTTGAACGCATTATCAGGGCCAACATGCTGGGGATGAGGAAGGTGTTGAGCCCCTATGACCTGACTCAGAAGGGGCGCTACTGGGGCAAGTTCTTCCTGCCTGAACGGGTCTAG